Below is a genomic region from Eupeodes corollae chromosome 1, idEupCoro1.1, whole genome shotgun sequence.
gattttatatgtatatactttataTGTTAATTTCGAGTATAcctcaaaaatgtttgtacagTTGCAAATAaggcacaaaataaaaaaataaaaataaaatataatacttGTCAATAATAATAACTCAAGCCAATGCCCAGTGGTGAGATCAATTTCATTcccaaaatgtttaataaatgaAACCGGTTCatccaataaaaatatatttcatcaaaatcTTAGACTACAAACTAATAGTCAAACAATTTCTGTAAATCGTAATTTACATCAACAACATTTTAGACAGCAACAAGATTACAAAAACTATCATAACTCAGTCAATAAAAGATAAAGTATTATCCACTACATccacaaaattttacagaaattaTCAACAACATGTTCAACTCCAAGTAGTGATCGTCAAACTTGGAAAATACTGCGATACATGGAATTTATCAGTCAACCTTAGCAAATCTAACATAATGATCTTCAGAAAAGGACACGAAAGATACGCTAGttatgaaaaatggaagtaAGAGGATCAGGAAATTCAAGTTGTTAAGGAAGTTAAATACCTCGGTGTGACCATAACAAGTAACCTTTGTATAAAAAACAGATCAAGTTAAAACTTCAGCAGGTGAAAGAAAACTGTTTCAAGCTGTGGCAAAATCTATTATGCTTTACTCCTCTCAAGTGTGGGGCTACACAGAATATGAGGATGTGGACAAATTATTACGTTTCTTTTTGAAGCGAGTCTATGCTATCCCATCAACAACGCTTAATTATTTGCTCCATATCGAAACAGGTTTGCCACCGTTGTTTATCGACACGCTCAAGATTAATTTCGATTACGTTGTCAAAATACTCCTACTGGATTCATCAAGGCTGGTCAATAGAGTATTAAAATGTATCATCATAAATCGGCTTGATTTTGTACAAACTTGGatcaattttgcaaatttgaCAGGTGAATCGATGGAATTTGATAGATAATGTAACGGGTTTTAAAGGAAATGTTCACTTCCTTGTTGCGAGATTGGATGAGAAATATTGGCAACACTTCATCAACCAGGCCAAAGCATCGCAGTAGAGAATGGAACTACTTCGACGACAAGAACTCATCGATATTATTTCTGCAATTCTACGAGTCAAAGGTGAGATACTTTCTCTGAACTACATACCTCATAGACCAGACCTCCCTATCGAGTGCCAACTCTGCAACACCCATGAGAGAGAGAATATCGGACACTTTTTAGGATTTTGTCCAATATCGAAGAAATTCGTCGAAACATTTTTGGGAAGAACCAATTTGAAGCTGAAGATGTAATTTAAACCCTTAATGGAGCAAAAGGCTGGGATAGACTTTACAAATTCCTCCAATGCACAATGGCTTACAGAAAAGAAATTCTTACTGAGAGCTTTTAATTCTTCCagtacatttaaatttgttttttctttttttttctttttgctgtattctttcattgaaatttaaaaaaattgtttcttataaactttttttaaagtaatttccagtaatttaattttattaatacatttaatctcactttttaattttattgttttgtttgttttcgctATCAGAATTCATATTCTGTCCATCTGACCGAcggttttaaaactatttcttaaaagacttgtaattatttattttataactgaatttcgtatataaataaagtcatttctaatctattttatttatttatttatttctttattcatCAATGGATACATAATCTGTTgactacaattaaattataatttatcattatacatcattaaaaaagtttaaagcaatACTCTTAAACATATCCCTATTCATTTGAAGGTCGACTTCACTATGAATTAAATTACGAGTTATGGGGTTCATTAAGTTCATAGTTCGTCCTGTGACTAGGAATTAAAAAGAGAACGTCCCTATTTCTTAGATGTCTCTCAGGAATATAAAAAGACATAAGAGCTAGTAAGTCcggagattttattttatcattgagTATTTCCTTGATAAAAAGAACCCCAAGGGTTTCTCTATGGCTATCAGTGCGCACCTAAAACCATAATTGGGCAAACCATCTGACCACCTGAAATTCCTTAAGGCAAAGCGCGTGAATCTTCTTTGAATGTTTTCGATCCTGTCTgaggaattttgataaaaaggaGACCAAATAACACAACAGTATTCCAGTATGGGTAATATTAAAGATATGTAAATCGTTTTCAGAGTATAACTACCTTTAAATACACCCGTGTAGCGTTTTAAAAAACCTAGCAACGAATTcgcttttgaaataataaaatgtatgtgttcaaaaaaagaaaacttagtgtcaaaaataacaccaagGTCCTTTATTTCACTCACGGTTGAAAGACTTTCACTGCCGTGACTGTAACTAAACAGCACTTTAGGTGTTGTACGAGAAGCtctcaatattttacatttagagATATTTAGCTTGAGATGATTATATTTACACCAATTGAAAAACGCAtctatattattttgaaagttaacacaattttcaactgaagaaatttgggAATATACTTTCAAGTCATCTGCGAAAATGAAACAATAAGAAAATTGCAGAAAGTTCGGAATGACATTGACGAAAAGACTGAAAAGGTGGGGTCCCAAATGACTTCCCTGAGGCAGTCCCGATAAGACTAAACAAGGATGGATTGCCTTCGATTTTAACAATCtgttttcgatttgacaaataAGATTCTAACCATTTAAGAAAACCGAATCTGAATCCCATCCTCTCTAACTTTCTTAATAGAAGTCTATTATGGACTCTGTCCAACGCTTTCACAAAATCCGTGTACGACCTGCATTCTTTTTTCCAAAGCAGGTAAACAAAAACTTGTAAACAATGCACACCCAATGGCCAAATAGAAGGAttaaatgctttctcaaatgcaGACTCTGGAATTCCAAGTTTGAAGTTAGTGAAATGAAGAGTTGAAACATCGACATTACTTTTAACTAATCTCTTGTAAAGAAGCACTCTTTCCGGAAGTTCAAGCCTATGTGCTACAAAAGAAGTAATGTTCTTCTCGGTGACGTTCGTACTGATACAAGACAGATGAAGAAATTTAAGCTTAAGAACTGATGAGAATGAGAAATCAGCTGTGCCTTCAGTTGCAGTCCAGTTACCAATCAGTTTAGAAGTGCGCTGACTTGGTTGGCTTTTGTCTTGCTGCACTATCTTAGGGCACAAgtcaattgcatttttaatgATCGGTTGAACATACGATGACGTTTTTAATGAAGGTGTTTCTTCAAGTGTTGCGGCAGATAAAACAACAATTGAATTTGATGACGACTCAGAAGTGTTGTTGTTTTCAGGTCTTGCGATTGATGACAAATCATCCGTTGATGGTGCACCTTCAGTAGCTACGTTAGGTGATAGAACAGATGGAACGCTGGGGGGTTAACTTGTTGGAACTGTTATTGGTATTATTTGAAACTCAGCTGATGACGAtgttgaagatgatgatgacgaagacgatgatgatgatgacgacgacgttgCAGATATTGATGGGGATTCTGCGATTAATGTTGAGTCATGAGTGTTTTTGTACCCTCAATGAATGaaactttttgatttgttttatttttgtttctagttTTTGGTTCAGTTTTTAAAGAGTCACTATTTTCAAGCTTCAACTTTATATCAGCaacatcatttttaagtttaacgATAAGCGATAGGATAGAGCTACTAACACAAATGCAGCTATTACATTGCCACGCGAGGTTGCGATCTGATTGAAGTGCTATGTCAGATTCTTCACGGACTTTTGcgcattttttatgaaaactcaGTCCACAAAAACTTTCACAATGAATAAAACCATCGCGATGCAATCTTAAGCTACAAAGCGCAcaattttttggcattttaaagaagtttcaacagtaaacttattttgaaaaaattatgaaaaaacagggaacaaaagaaaaacacgtCCAACAGCCACGACTTTATTCTTATTAGAAGAAATTGTATAGATCGTTGAAATAAAGATAAACTCCAGAGCGTAGGAACATTTCACACAACTTCTTACTATGGTTACGAAGCGATCGAAGAGTAGAATTATACCACAGGCAGTGTTGATGCAGAAAGTCGACGCCTGTAGCAAGGGACATATATTCTATTATGTGTTTACTCAAATGCCATTTGGCTTAAAAAATGCATCTGCACCCTTTCAAAGGATGATGAACGAAGTCCTTTGtggttcataaataaaatatggattGTGTACTTAGACGACACACTCCTCTTCTCAACTTCACTTCAAGAGCACATAGATCAAAAAAATCTCCgttctttttccaaaacaaccatttggaatttaattatttagctCCCTAATATAACTTACGGTCagtttttattgaaactttGAGTAGTTGTCGCATTTCAAATCTCCTTTCCAAATCTAATAACTTAATCCCTACTTGAGGACGTTTCAAAATGTTGGTACAAACCTGGGCTGTGAGACCTGGGTCACCGGTTATATAAACTAAGTAGTCATCATTACATTTTGTATGAGAAACTAacagcaattattttattttcgaatttttgtttttctgcatTGCTCTTAATTATAGTTTGAAAAATGattgtaatttttaatgatttaggAACTTCTTTTTCTTGGCGGGTTAATCAAGATTTttgtaatagaaaatatttgcattCATTAAATTCTTCccgaattcaattttaattatttattttttaagttatgtgtttatttattgaaaaatataccgTGAAAATGGGAAATCAATTCGTGAGCTAAAACACAACAACCAATTCCAAACGAGATGCCAATGGAAAATATGAATTGTCAACTCCCAAATTAAGAGTCATCGTAGACCTCAGGAAAAGTTCGtagaaagaatattttattttcaatgaacaTAATATAAGTATCAATGGACTAAGCTTTCTcaagaataaataaacaagataTTACAATAATTACAATGTCTTTAGATAcattcgagaaaatatttatttagtattGTCTACTTACCCTCCACAAAAAAATGTCGGTCTCGTCAGGATCCATTCCTTCCTCGAGCGTCATGTAGGCCCACACATCACCAAAGTAATATAGAAAGCAATACAGCAATGGCAGCACTCCCAGCAATCCAATTGCCACAACATACTTCTGCATTTCTCTAATCTTGTTGCTGCGTGCAGCCGAAAGACCAATGAACGACGTCAATAGCGACAAACACCAAACGTATTCCCACCAAAGTGGAGGTGGCACCTCGAGCTCttctatctccaaaacaaaaatatctagtCGATCCAGTATGTCCGAAATGAGCTTGGCCAGCATGACGAAGAAGAGCAGGGCGTGAAAGAAGATGCAGTGTTTCAGACGAGATTTGTTGAGCAAGCTGCAAGAAAAGATAGCAGTGCTTTAGGACGAAGAACAACCAACTCCAATGTCATTGTATTAAGGTGTGTGTCCATGTATTTCAATGTGGTgtacataaaaatgtaaacaagacCTGGCACGCAGCCAGTTGTACGTCCCAGAGcgttttatgaataaatttgtGTATTAGATATTTTGTGTGGGCAAATGCTAAGTAACTACAAGTTACTAGTGACTAGTATAGTCACAAAGATTTATTGGCTAGACCAACGTAGCAAGTTTTAAAGTGTGGCATAAGTGTTTAGGGTTGGAGAAATGAATGCaactatttatattttgtattgtattatttGTTAACCTAATTTGATGTGGAGCTGCGACCCGCTGTCGGTATTCAAAGTCTGTGCCATCAGTTCCAGTGATCATTGGTCCGCCACGCGTTGCCATTTTGATTaagagttttactttttgtgtttaaatgtTTCTACTGAATTGaattagaaaatatgaaaactatCGAATTAACATTTCACTttgatggaaaataaaaacgaaaaataaaaaattgattctgAGGTGCCACGGTAATCACCTACGGTTGCCGTCGTTGAAAAAGGGAACAATTCTTTTGGGAAAACGATGACCTGTCAAAAAGTTGTCAACTAGTTGGCCTTTTTATGACTTTCAAAAAACACAGAGATGTTATTGCGGCTAATGCCATATTCACACGAACAATTTATACCAATTGTTTTAAACAGGGTGTCCGGTACTGAATGACGATTTAGTATAgcccaataaaaataaaaaggtatttAACATATGTGCACGTGTTCAttcattgtgtttttattttttatttacgtttgaaaataatttcataactCAGAAGTCTACACTATGGCTGTTAAACAATAACTGGTATAAAATTTGAATGgctctttgcttttttttcttaagagcaGCAATTATTTGGTTTCCgattacaaaaatttgaaaaaataaatgtttaagcaCAAGAAAATCGCATAGAAGTAAACTAGGCGCAgcaacttaattaattttaggAAAGATACTCGAGtctaaaatcaatgtttttaaaatttgtattttttgtctaaaaaaccactaatttgattttttctcaaaaacttcaTTCTTCGTTTcgtataattattttgaaggtaaaaacattttttgtgttaactttttttttgtaattgcttttcaactttttgtatCTAGCTTTTAAACCGATACTTTCTTCGGGTTCTTGAGATGTGGATGACGAAAACTGCTATTGCGAACGCAAAACCGTACGTGGACACGcgcacacagacatctctctaaaaatctttgatttaaataCTAGCTTCTCGAACATGGAGAAATgtcacatttttaattcgaaaagtTGGTTCTATTTCAATAACCTAAtaacattaataaaatttgcacaAATTTGTAGATATATACTCTCTAAATGAAGATACCAATCCTGACATTAGACTCCACCTTTTGAGTATCAATAATTTGTTGAAGCGCCATTGTGTGCAGACTTCGAAGGGCAGATAggtacatgtatgtatgtaccacCAATAGACATCCCTACTATAATCTAACAAACAAAAGTGCTAGAATTGATTACACGGTTAACCAAAACCCGTGTATTAAAAGTATCTAGatttaaatgattaattttcgaagaaaatcttcagtgattgtcgaaaaacaattaacaTCAGCTAATGAAACAATGGTTCATTTGCGAgacaaattcaatggccgtATTATCTCACGCCGTGGTAAGGTCAATTGGCCACCGaggtcatgtgatttgacatcGATGAActtcttttattgttttcttttttctgttttaagtaAAAGGTGTACGCCGATAAGCCAACAACAATTCAAGCACAAAAAGATGAGATTCTTGGATACATTAATTTGTTTCATACATAATTGAAGTATAACAATTTTATCATAATAGAAAGTGATGACAgtaatttcctaaataatttgtgttttatttaaaatcaatatgtgCCCTTAAAATATATCCaccttttattttgttacaGTTATCTATACAAAATGTCTTCAAATTCTCTTGTTGTTAAGGTAAAAattaagaagatattttttgaatttgaatcgtTTGAAGCGCTAAAAGGAggtaaattttaactaaattcagtttttgaaatacgAATGGTTTTAGGTGAAAAACTTCAATGATCTTAACATAATTAAAGAGATACTAAAACTTTAAGTATCACATTGGTTAATTTTACCCTGAGGGATATTTAGAATTTAATACAATCATCTCCTATAATTTCaagcaaattaattaaatttagaaaacaacGGCATCACTTACATTATTGTGATATAACTTTTCTCAAATcaagaaatcttaaaatacaaataatagacaaatttttattattatgaacaaaaatactccattcCATTATCTTCATTATCTGTCATAACAGTGAAAGGAAAACTTATTGAgatattttgagctttttaaaattcggggcaacaaaaaatattacctaCGGGTAAACGATTTTCGGAGCCAAACTCCATATCagatcaagaaaataaaacagcgTAGATCTtcgtatattaaattatattatttgacatttagagctaaatttttaaggaaaaatatttgttatttgtcAAACATGCATATGTTTGTACTTTTTAATTAAACGAAATTATGTTTTGTTATACACTGTCTTGACTCAATCAacaatttgtcataaaattCCGTTAGCTAAATCTCTCCTCTacccaaattttatattttgttgttaccAAAACAGTATCTCATTTaatatagttgttttttttttttaagcccatATCTTAAAtagttgagtcgaaattaaatttttaccaactttgagtaatgttttgttaggtgtttatttttttatgaagaaaactgtcaatttgatttttttgttcgttaaattttcgagatgatacatttttttcttcagttttttgatttataagaaaaacgttaattggacgttttttttccaaaaatatacctgttcgGTATCaagagagccctttctgcatctttctgcactattatctgtataatgaagtcgatatctcttttggttcttgagctatggacaacgaaaaaaacgtcgccaacgtacggacgtacaaacgtacggacgtacaaacgtacgtacacaattctattatttcgactctagggaccttgaaacgtcgagaaatgtcgaaattttcaatttgtcaaatcggaccaattacattaacttcctttgggaagttaataaaaacatatattctgttgattttataaaaaaaaaatcataatatttaTCACAATCAAACTTTCTGTTTGGAAAACAATTAAGACcacttaataaaaaagaaaggaaagaaACGTTCGATTTTTGGCGCAGAACGGTACGCATTGCATTGACCTGATGAGCGTTTGATATTTCCCCACAGTAATGGAATACCAATCATTGTCCTGTTGAAATTTCGATATTATAGGCAAATTCTCCTCGGCCCACGGCAGCATTACATTTTCGAGAATCTCTACGTATTTCTCTTTGGTGAGAATACCATCCATTCTATTGATCGGTCCAACACCAAACCATGAGAAGCATCCTCACACGTTTATTGATCCTCCACCAAGCTTCACAACGGGTAAAGTGGGTCTACGGATAAAACTTCTACCATGATTCTGTGTCCAGGATGTATGAGACCGGGCGTTAGAAAAACGCATTTTTCGTTGCTTGTTTGTCACCAAAGGTTTCTTGCGGGAAATTCGGCCATGCAAACATTAGAGGTCTGCATGAATACATTCATTTGCTTCCTCTTAATGGGTACAGTAGTTCAGTGTACACTGTTTATATTACCTAGTGTACATTGTAACAGGTACCCTATTATTTAGCCTCAAACACTGTACACCATTCATTCGCGCTTTATCGAAACCGGTGCAGTATTTGATTTCTCTCTCACAAACGAGTGCATAACTGCAAAAAAACAAGAGTATAAGACTAACTATGCATTCTACACTGAGTACACCGAATACTCAGTGTATAAGAGAGAGAAATAGTATGCAAtgataaatatagaaaatacaCTGAGTACACGGTTGTGAATCAAATAAAACTTGTTGAATAAAACGATTATAGTTTAGTTggcttatagaaaaaaaatggaaattacagatgtaagtttttaaaacattttatgaagttttattttttttattaatgtttgaaATATATCCAATTAGGATTTAACAAATGACTCCAACGTGTCCATGGAAAGTGTAAGCAATACATTAAGCAATCCTCTTATAAAGGCGAAGCTTATCAGCGtggaattcaaaattaacaGTAAGAGGGGCCGAAGTAAGGTGTGGGAAACATTCGGCACAGTTAAGTGTGAAAATGATACTGAAATCCCAGAAGTAGTGGCATGTAAGAACTGTTTGTCGGTCCtcaagtttaataataaaagtacGTCTAACCTTGTTAAGCATAAATGTTAGAtacattataaaaaatacaacacgGGAACAACAAATATCCAGAAGGCAAGTGGATGCTGACgacaaaaaaagtgttttattattaacaaaatggACAATAGAAAACTGTAGACCATTTAATATAGTAAAAGAcagtggttttttttaatttcgcggaatttttaatatctattGGGGCAAAATATGGAACTAACGTCGATACTTTGAAGTTAATACCACACCCTACTACTATATCCCGTAACATTAAAAATGTGTACAGTAAATacttcaaaactataaaaaatgaaatacaaagcGTCAACAAAATTGGATTTGGTCTAACATCAGATATTTGGACGGATAACTATTTGAAAACTTCGTATTTATCACTGACAATCCATTACATCAAAGATGGAATACTGATTTCTAGAATTTGCACAAAATTGAGTTTCCGTTATTGTATAAAGTCAGTTGCAAAATATTAGCTACACCGGCAAGTAGTGCAGCCTCCGaaagaatattttcttcagCCCGAACATTAATCTCTGAAGAAAGAAGTTTAATTGGATCCGACTCAACTTTAATCAACCAAATTATTgagttataaaaaatgaaaatatgtataCATGTATAACTTTcctacttttttaagaaataaatttaaaaaattaaaaatgtacttatttGTGTTCTACTACTCAGTGTACAGTAGTGTGCTTAGTGACATGTACACTTGTTTTCtgaatacctacatatatatgtatatttgaaaTACCCGTTCTTATATTGAACACTACTCGGAGTGCTTCTTGTGAAATAAGTGAACTATTTGTATGACATCAATTTAAGAATTGATTCATTCACTCTATTTTCAAGCATACTGCACAGTACacaagtttgttttgaaatcaatcgaatgtctagaaaaaaataagttgtcaaaagttttatattCCTCAGAGCAGGAAGACTGGcttatttcaaaagctttaaaatatagTCATGCAAATAAAACTAGGGCGCAAGATTAGCAATTGCATTGAAATACTTACGCCAATAAAATAGCCCCAAGtgcataatggctgaaacacatacacgcttcagcttcggcttcgtctgcgttacgtgaGGCCTGCttcaaggttgctttgaatgacatttctattatttcatccctccaaagagcaaatattttgtttgttgacatttttttacagctgttgggCTGTCAGAataagcaaatgttcagattaTTGAagtagagcttccgtttggagtcacattacgttacattaagttcttttccttacgattgtcaaacgaaacgtgaggtcgaagctccattgtgatagcatgcattgaattcctatggctgaactcgtaaacgtcaggcgaagccgaagctaaagcgtgtttatGTTTCAGCCATAAGACCTTAGCACAAGTAATTGGTCGTAATTCGCATGatttagaaatatgtatttaagcTAGCATAGCTCAATCTAAGGAAAGATATTTCACTGCGTAGCTTGTTTTAATACAAGACAAACTACCATTATCCCTAGTTCTCCCCGGACTCtttcgccacctaatttatttatttttttataaactgccCTTATCTATTGCAAAAGCAAAATTTTCGTTCGCTTTGAAATACGAAATCGGTAGATAAAATAATGGCATTCCTATTTTTCGAGTCAGACCTGTGGAAACATTTTATATAGTGTCCTCTAAATTGCTAACAATTATTCGTCATTTTCGCTTTCGGGAGCAGACGAGGTATGATTTTGCCAATATTAGTTTTCTTGAAACACtttattttgaacatatttttattcaaaccgAAACCAAGAATAATTTTTGACAGAAGATACAATAAAATGtgttagaaaattttaatttggcaGAAAACTCTCAAGTTTGCTCCCTCAACTTCTATTCTTTTCGAAAGTTGAAGAAACCACAAGTAGATCAACTCTAGAAAGTTAAGAAACTTAAAGTtaagaaacttaaaacaaaaaaaaactttaagaaaaacaaaatcacaagTTGAGATTAAAATACTCAGGTTGAGATCAACTTGCAGTGAAGAAAATAGctctttgttattttcttttacaaCTCCTGTCTTAACTTAATTTATCAagactttgttaaaaaaaattgcatttcaacaacaaatttaGCGTatgcaagggcggatccagactttttatTAGGTGGGGGATCATGTGCTTAACATATAGTTGAGTTTTTACCgtgcatcttaaccttaaatgttcacatttcaagggctaaagtgacaactttagttattaaattattttagaacgctatTGTCCAGCAATTTATAgtctaacaatttaatttagtaGACAATCTTATTACGGATTAGTTTTGTAAATATGCCAATTTGAgagcaaaacacaatattttagagggtttttattgcttccatggagaaatgtacgaaattgttttgaaacttt
It encodes:
- the LOC129940471 gene encoding protein jagunal, which produces MATRGGPMITGTDGTDFEYRQRVAAPHQISLLNKSRLKHCIFFHALLFFVMLAKLISDILDRLDIFVLEIEELEVPPPLWWEYVWCLSLLTSFIGLSAARSNKIREMQKYVVAIGLLGVLPLLYCFLYYFGDVWAYMTLEEGMDPDETDIFLWRGMPYGLLWYAFCFVGFQIHGFTLYFAWNLIQAWKARTASRKYQ